The following coding sequences lie in one Rutidosis leptorrhynchoides isolate AG116_Rl617_1_P2 chromosome 6, CSIRO_AGI_Rlap_v1, whole genome shotgun sequence genomic window:
- the LOC139854323 gene encoding uncharacterized protein → MQSEDFSEMPIVASCKIAETGIIIMKVHVDNGSSVDIVYEQCFDQLPESIRVTLQPTTASLTGFAGESSWPIGVLPLDVDLVDDNDDSLVSQAWLDFYVMRTSSCYNMLLGRTALGKFGIVSSTIHGMIKFATRKGVVTINSTSKVPICAAINVKCAVQEAAEVTESMVLVNPAYPEQKIKLLVQYMDVFAWCENDMTGVPRHIAEHQLNVNPALKHVVQKRRGMAPDRVKWLCEEVTKLVRAGILREAQYQSWIVNPVLVKKPDGSWRMGYHQIPMAQEDIDKTAFHTGKGKFLGYLVTEQGIQANLKKIAVIENMTAPRTVKEVQSLTGKLAALTRFLSKAAERQLPFFKSLKGWLKQKSFVWSSKAEAAFQEMKNLLKTLPTLTAPIDGKILYLYISVENEAFGSVLIAERDKIQNPVYFVSKALT, encoded by the exons ATGCAGAGCGAAgatttctctgaaatgccgatagtagCATCGTGCAAGATCGCAGAAACTGGAATCATAatcatgaaagttcatgttgataatggcaGTAGTGTTGATATTGTTTACGAGCAATGTTTTGATCAACTGCCGGAGAGTATTAGAGTAACTTTACAACCAACCACAGCTTCGCTGACTGGTTTTGCGGGGGAATCTTCGTGGCCTATAGGTGTTTTGCCCTTAGATGTTGACCTTGTTGATGACAATGATGATAGTTTAGTGAGCCAAGCGTggctagatttctatgttatgcgaACCTCATCTTGTTATAACATGTTGTTAGGCAGAACTGCCTTAGGTAAATTCGGAATTGTCTCatctacaattcatggcatgattaaattcGCAACACGCAAAGGTGTCGTAACAATAAATTCAACAAGCAAGGTGCCCATTTGTGCGGCTATTAATGTAAAATGTGCAGTTCAAGAAGCAGCGGAAGTCACGGAAAGTATGGTATTGGTTAATCCCGCGTATCCCGAACAAAAAATTAAA TTACTTGTGCAGtacatggatgtttttgcttggtgtgaaaatgatatgactggtgttccacGTCATATTGCGGAACACCAACTTAATGTAAATCCAGCCTTAAAACATGTGGTGCAGAAGCGTAGAGGCATGGCCCCAGATCGCGTGAAATGGCTATGTGAAGAGGTAACAAAATTGGTGAGAGCTGGAATTTTACGCGAGGCtcaataccaatcatggattgtgaatccagtattggtgaaaaaGCCTGATGGTTcatggagaat GGGTTATCACCAGATCCCAATGGCTCAAGAAGATATAGACAAAACCGCTTTTCATACCGGCAAAG GAAAGTTTTTGGGATATCTcgttacagaacaaggtattcaagctaatctaaAAAAGATTGCGGTTATTGAAAATATGACCGCGCCGAGAACGGTTAAAGaggtgcaaagtttgacgggaaagTTAGCTGCATTAACACGTTTCTTGTCTAAAGCTGCTGAAAGACAATTGCCATTTTTCAAATCTTTAAAAGGCTGGTTAAAACAAAAAAGTTTTGTTTGGTCAAGCAAAGCAGAAGCTGCATTTCAAGAAATGAAGAActtgttgaaaactttgcctacatTAACAGCGCCAATTGATGGCAAAATTTTATACCTTTATATATCAGTGGAAAAtgaagcttttggctcagttttaATTGCGGAAAGAGATAAAATACAAAATCCtgtgtattttgttagtaaagcccTTACATGA
- the LOC139854322 gene encoding uncharacterized protein yields the protein MADYLAEMSGELEVINERTTLKPVMGETWDLFTDGASCAEGAGAGFVLASLSGEEHTYALRFNFDVTNNEAEYEAILAGLNIARRMNITKLRAFTDSQLVANQFNGSFEAHDSSMQKYLQLLKDLAERLKYFELAQVPRSQNKKADALSKLAALAFSHFQKQVWGEELPSKSIDNDLMVASVEEEQSNWMEPILQYNRSDVLPSDKREARLVRERAPMYIIQNDILYRKSYCGSMMRCIGPIEAEMIVDEVHSSSCALHSGYKTIAARIMRMGPFPAGPGNVKFLIVAIDYFKKWVEAKAVRTITGVQVRNFVWEYFVCRFGISRELVSDNGAQIAKDPFKTWCTDLNIIQKFISVVHPQANGLCEVTNRDIVNGIKRRLCEKRTGWVDELPNVLWAHHTTFKKSTGETPFSLVYGSEAVIPAEILVPTHRVANFEEEANDDALGENLNFIEERRLTPAFREANNKQQIAKYYNKQVRALSFDIGE from the exons atggcggattatctcgctgaaATGTCTGGAGAATTAgaggtgattaatgagcgaacAACGTTAAAACCAGTAATGGGcgaaacttgggatttatttactgatggtgcttcatGTGCAGAGGGCGCAGGTGCGGGTTTTGTTTTGGCAAGCCTAAGtggtgaagagcatacatacgcgttgcgttttaattttgatgtgacaaataATGAAGCGGAGTATGAAGCGATACTTGCTGGTTTAAATATTGCGCGAAGAATGAATATAACTAAGTTACGGGCATTCACAGATTCGCAGTTAGTAGCAAATCAGTTTAATGGATCTTTTGAAGCACATGATTCTTCAATGCAGAAATATTTGCAATTATTGAAAGATTTGGCAGAGCGGCTTAAATACtttgaactcgcgcaagtgccaagaagtcaaaataagaaggcggatgctttAAGTAAATTGGCTGCTTTAGCGTTTTCACACTTTCAAAAACAAGTTTGGGGTGAGGAATTGCCAAGCAAATCAATAGATAATGACTTAATGGTTGCGTCTGTTGAAGAGGAGCAGTcaaattggatggaaccaattTTGCAATACAATCGCAGTGATGTTTTGCCAAGTGATAAGCGCGAAGCTCGCCTAGTAAGAGAGCGAGCACCAAtgtatatcattcaaaatgatatcttatatcgcaaatcatattGCGGTTCAATGATGCGATGTATTGGACCAATTGAGGCAGAAATGATAGTTGATGAAGTGCATAGCAGTtcttgtgcactgcattcaggctaTAAAACTATCGCTGCGAGGATTATGcggatgg gaCCATTTCCTGCGGGACCTGGCAATGTCAAGTTTCTAATTGTGGCAATTGATTACTTTAAAAAATGGGTggaagctaaggcggttcgcactatcactggtgtgcaagtgcgaaaCTTTGTGTGGGAATACTTTGTTTGCAGATTTGGTATTTCCCGTGAATTGGTTAGTGATAACGGTGCACAAATAGCAaaagatccttttaagacatggtgcactgatttgAATATAATACAAAAATTTATATCAGTAGTGCATCCACAGGCTAACGGATTATGTGAAGTAACCAATCGCGATATTGTAAATGGCATTAAAAGGAGGTTATGCGAAAAGCGAACCGGTTGGgtggatgaattacccaatgtgttatgggcCCATCACACTACTTTCAAGAAAAGCACaggggaaacaccttttagtttggtatatggctctgaggcagtaatACCCGCTGAAATTCTTGTGCCAACGCATAGAGTCGCTAACTTTGAAGAAGAAGCAAACGATGATGCATTGGGTGAGAATTTAAATTTCATTGAAGAGCGAAGGTTAACGCCTGCTttcagagaagcgaataataaacagCAGATCGCTAAGTATTATAATAAACAAGTACGAGCTTTGTCTTTCGATATAGGTGAATAG